CCTGCAGCAACCCGCACCCGGCGGTCATGACCACCGGCCGGGCGAGCCGCCGTCCTTGGGATTGCGGACGATTCGCCTGAGCACCGCGATCATGAAGGCCTTGGCCGATGAGGCGGCGCCGCACGATCTTCAACCCGTGGAGTTCAACCTCTTGCAGTACTGCGCGGAAACTGGAGAGTGCACCGCGACGCAGTTGGCGCAAGTGCTGCCCGTCGACGCGTCGCGGATCAGCCGCATCGTGACGCGGTTGGTTGAGAAGGATCTCCTGATCAGGCGTCGGCTGCCCCATGACCGGCGCACGGTCATGCTCAGTCTGACCAAGGAGGGAAGGCGCTTGGTTGTGGAGCTCGCCGGGCGCATCCAGACTTACCTGCTCAGGCTCTTGGAGGGATGCGACGAGGGAGAGTTGCTCATGGTCGAGGCCCTCACCGCCCAAATGCAGACCAACTATGTGGCCATGCTCGAGTCCCAGTAGCGCCAACAGGCGCCGTCCCAAGAACATCGCAGTCCTGGGTGCGGCCGAGCCCTCCTCGGGCCGCCGTTAGGTCCGTTAGGTCGAGCACCGCGACCGTCGCCGACACTTCGCGCCGATTCCCTGAGGAGTCCCGCGCGACCTGACAGTGCCGCCGCCCGGATCACGGCCTCCGTCGGTTCGCGTTCGGCCTGGTCGCGGCTACGGCTTGCTGGCGACGGCCTCGCCGAACGCAAGATTGCAAAGAGCCCCGGGATGGTCCTTCCAACGGATATAGGCCTCGCGAATCCGCTCGACCAGCTCGGGGGTCGACGCCCCGTACTTAATGGCCGCCTCCGTGATTTCGGGCGACAGGAACCACTGATTGGCGAAACCGAAGATGAACTCGACGTCCGCCGGCGTGCTGTAGACGTCCCACGATCCGGTGATCTGGATGTGCGCGAACCCGGCCTCGACGAAGTGGGTCTTGAGCTCCTTCCCTATCTGGGGATGCCCGTCGTCGGCCGCGAGCAGGTCTTCGAACATGTCCCACGAACTCCGGAGCACGCCGAAATTTGGCTGGTTG
The sequence above is a segment of the Chloroflexota bacterium genome. Coding sequences within it:
- a CDS encoding MarR family transcriptional regulator yields the protein MTDLQQPAPGGHDHRPGEPPSLGLRTIRLSTAIMKALADEAAPHDLQPVEFNLLQYCAETGECTATQLAQVLPVDASRISRIVTRLVEKDLLIRRRLPHDRRTVMLSLTKEGRRLVVELAGRIQTYLLRLLEGCDEGELLMVEALTAQMQTNYVAMLESQ